One window of the Emcibacter sp. genome contains the following:
- a CDS encoding primosomal protein N' produces MTTLFPSRRMQILLPLPLQGVLDYLAPADLPLREGDFIEVPLASKSLQGVVWSLDPPPSDIPEDKLKHIYGRFDLPALPDSLMRFVDWVAAYTLSPPGAVLKMAVSVPRAFEQAKSRTVYRLSVEQPDDLTAARRKVYDAAVSDMPLSVRDWADLAGVGEGVIRGMVKAGQMAAVEIRGDDPFPEPDTSLIAPSLSTEQATAGEHFRDLVRKDKFQASLLEGVTGAGKTEVYFEAVHEALLKPGNQILVLVPEIALTAQWLDRFKERFGEEPVIWHSELTPAQRRRAWWGVIQGNVRVIVGARSALFLPFQNLSLIVVDEEHSPTYKQEDGVFYHGRDMAVVRAHQSDCPVILASATPSLETLVNAESGKYDWLYLGERHGPAELPDMHAIDMRKFPPASGEWLSDPLREALKENLAQGHQSLLYLNRRGYAPLTLCRTCGHRIQCPHCSAWLVEHKKTGRLQCHHCGHWMGKPKHCPECDSEDSLVACGPGVERVAEEVEKLFPEARLAVMASDEMTGPGEIREMVASIARHEVDIIIGTQIVTKGYHFPNLTLVGVVDADLGLSGGDMRAAERTWQQLEQVAGRAGRAEKPGTVLFQTFMPEHPVIDALVSGDRDTFLEQEANAREQQGMPPFGRLAAVILSGADYNTVVTAARQLGRAAPRMAGVQVLGPTPAPLAYLRGKHRYRLLVKTEKQVNIQNVLRAWLDKTRFAGAVRIQVDIDPISFF; encoded by the coding sequence GTGACAACATTATTTCCTTCCAGACGTATGCAGATTTTGCTGCCCCTGCCCCTGCAAGGTGTGCTTGATTATCTGGCGCCCGCCGACCTGCCGCTCAGGGAAGGTGACTTTATCGAGGTGCCGCTGGCGTCAAAAAGTCTGCAGGGGGTTGTCTGGTCGCTGGACCCGCCGCCGTCCGATATACCGGAAGACAAGCTGAAACATATCTATGGCCGCTTTGACCTGCCGGCCCTGCCCGACAGCCTGATGCGTTTTGTCGACTGGGTGGCGGCCTATACTTTGTCGCCGCCGGGCGCCGTCCTTAAAATGGCGGTTTCGGTGCCCCGCGCCTTTGAGCAGGCCAAAAGCCGGACAGTTTATCGTCTGTCGGTGGAGCAGCCGGATGACCTGACAGCGGCCCGCCGCAAGGTTTATGACGCTGCCGTGAGTGATATGCCGCTCAGTGTCCGGGACTGGGCGGACCTCGCAGGTGTGGGCGAGGGTGTCATCCGGGGGATGGTCAAGGCCGGGCAGATGGCCGCGGTGGAAATTCGCGGTGACGATCCGTTCCCCGAACCCGATACCAGCCTGATCGCCCCGAGCCTGTCAACCGAACAGGCAACGGCCGGCGAGCATTTTCGCGATCTGGTGCGCAAGGACAAATTCCAGGCCAGCCTGCTGGAAGGTGTGACCGGGGCCGGCAAGACCGAGGTTTATTTCGAGGCGGTCCACGAAGCGCTGCTGAAACCGGGAAACCAGATTCTGGTGCTGGTACCGGAAATTGCCCTGACCGCCCAGTGGCTGGATCGTTTCAAGGAGAGATTCGGAGAAGAACCGGTGATCTGGCATTCGGAACTGACCCCGGCCCAGCGCCGCCGCGCCTGGTGGGGGGTGATTCAGGGCAATGTCCGGGTCATCGTAGGTGCGCGCTCGGCCCTGTTCCTGCCGTTCCAGAACCTGTCCCTGATTGTCGTGGATGAGGAACACAGCCCCACCTACAAGCAGGAAGACGGCGTCTTTTACCATGGCCGCGATATGGCGGTGGTGCGGGCCCACCAATCCGATTGTCCGGTGATTCTGGCCTCGGCCACCCCGTCGCTGGAAACCCTGGTCAACGCGGAAAGCGGCAAATATGACTGGCTCTATCTGGGTGAGCGGCATGGCCCTGCCGAACTGCCGGACATGCATGCCATCGATATGCGCAAATTTCCGCCGGCATCCGGGGAATGGTTGTCCGACCCGCTCAGGGAGGCCCTGAAAGAAAATCTGGCGCAGGGACATCAGTCCCTGCTTTATCTCAATCGCCGGGGTTATGCGCCGCTGACCCTGTGCCGGACCTGTGGTCACCGGATCCAGTGCCCCCATTGTTCCGCCTGGCTGGTGGAACATAAAAAGACCGGCCGGCTGCAATGCCATCACTGCGGCCACTGGATGGGTAAACCGAAACATTGCCCTGAATGTGACAGCGAGGACAGCCTGGTCGCCTGTGGCCCCGGCGTCGAACGGGTGGCCGAGGAAGTGGAAAAACTGTTTCCCGAGGCCAGGCTTGCGGTCATGGCCAGTGACGAAATGACGGGCCCGGGGGAGATTCGCGAAATGGTCGCCTCGATCGCCCGGCACGAGGTAGATATCATCATCGGCACCCAGATTGTCACCAAGGGATATCATTTTCCCAACCTGACCCTGGTCGGGGTGGTCGATGCGGACCTGGGCCTGAGCGGTGGCGACATGCGGGCGGCGGAGCGCACCTGGCAGCAGCTGGAACAGGTGGCGGGCCGGGCCGGACGGGCGGAAAAACCGGGTACAGTGCTGTTTCAGACCTTCATGCCCGAGCATCCGGTCATTGACGCCCTTGTCAGCGGCGACCGGGACACATTCCTGGAGCAGGAAGCCAATGCGAGGGAACAGCAGGGCATGCCCCCCTTTGGCCGTCTGGCGGCAGTGATTCTTTCAGGTGCAGATTATAATACGGTGGTGACTGCCGCGCGACAACTCGGCCGTGCCGCGCCCCGAATGGCGGGTGTTCAGGTTCTTGGACCGACTCCGGCGCCCTTGGCCTACCTCCGGGGAAAACATCGTTACCGCTTGCTTGTGAAAACCGAAAAGCAGGTTAATATCCAGAATGTACTGCGGGCATGGCTGGATAAAACCAGGTTCGCCGGCGCCGTCAGGATACAGGTGGATATTGACCCGATCAGTTTTTTCTAG
- the fsa gene encoding fructose-6-phosphate aldolase, with amino-acid sequence MKFFLDTAEIDDIRELAASGLVDGVTTNPSLVMKSGRDIFEVTREICDVVDGPVSAEATALDYDGILREAEKLYDISDQITLKVPLTVDGLKACKYFTSQGKMVNVTLCFSASQALLAAKAGATFISPFIGRHDDISQDGMALIDDIRTIYDNYDFSTQILVASVRHPLHVVDAARIGADVVTIPPAVMHKLFRHPLTDNGLEAFLKDWEKTGQSIA; translated from the coding sequence ATGAAATTTTTTCTGGACACCGCCGAGATCGACGATATCCGTGAACTGGCCGCAAGCGGACTGGTTGACGGGGTCACCACCAATCCATCACTGGTGATGAAATCCGGACGGGATATTTTTGAGGTCACCCGCGAAATCTGTGACGTCGTTGACGGTCCGGTCAGTGCCGAAGCCACTGCCCTTGACTATGACGGTATCCTGCGGGAAGCAGAAAAACTTTATGACATCTCCGACCAGATTACGTTGAAAGTGCCGCTGACGGTGGATGGCCTGAAAGCCTGCAAATATTTCACCTCCCAGGGCAAGATGGTCAATGTGACCTTGTGTTTCTCCGCCTCCCAGGCCTTGCTCGCCGCCAAGGCCGGCGCCACCTTCATTTCCCCGTTCATCGGCCGTCATGATGACATTTCCCAGGACGGCATGGCCCTGATCGACGATATCCGGACCATCTATGACAACTATGATTTCAGCACTCAGATCCTGGTCGCCAGTGTCCGTCATCCCCTGCATGTGGTGGACGCCGCCCGCATCGGCGCCGACGTGGTCACCATCCCGCCGGCCGTGATGCACAAACTGTTCAGGCATCCCCTGACCGACAACGGTCTGGAAGCCTTCCTCAAGGACTGGGAAAAAACCGGTCAGAGCATTGCCTGA
- a CDS encoding DUF484 family protein, producing the protein MPEKLTSSESEISADKIRDWLKRHPDFLLENPDLLTILTPPFRPSSGDRVVDFQQVMLEKLQQQIAELKDFHGSLIDATRNNMSTQQQVHDAALALMEAEGLTELSHTLVSDWPQMLAVDVIAVCFEKGHDKQIPALPEARPLKKGQVDKLLGREDACLLRGDVEVLEDIFGPATELIKAEALIRIPATDHYPEGLLAFGSRDPNMFTPGQGTELLRFLEGVFGLYLQRWMKQEASTS; encoded by the coding sequence ATGCCGGAAAAACTAACCAGCAGCGAAAGCGAAATCAGCGCGGACAAGATCCGGGACTGGCTGAAACGCCATCCCGACTTTCTGCTGGAAAACCCTGATCTCCTGACCATCCTGACCCCCCCTTTCCGGCCGTCCAGCGGTGACCGTGTGGTGGATTTCCAGCAGGTGATGCTGGAAAAGCTGCAGCAGCAAATCGCAGAACTGAAGGATTTTCACGGTTCCCTGATTGACGCCACTCGCAACAATATGTCGACCCAGCAACAGGTCCATGATGCCGCCCTTGCCCTGATGGAGGCGGAGGGACTGACTGAACTGAGCCATACCCTGGTCAGCGACTGGCCGCAGATGCTGGCGGTTGATGTGATTGCCGTCTGTTTCGAGAAGGGTCACGATAAACAGATCCCGGCCCTGCCCGAAGCCCGCCCCCTGAAAAAGGGCCAGGTGGACAAACTACTGGGCCGGGAAGACGCCTGCCTGCTGCGCGGCGATGTGGAAGTTCTGGAGGATATTTTCGGCCCGGCCACCGAACTGATCAAGGCCGAGGCATTGATCCGCATTCCGGCCACGGACCATTATCCGGAGGGCCTTCTGGCCTTCGGCAGCCGGGACCCGAATATGTTTACTCCCGGTCAGGGCACGGAACTTTTACGCTTCCTTGAGGGTGTATTTGGCCTATACTTGCAAAGATGGATGAAACAGGAAGCCTCGACCAGCTGA